The window CGTCAAAAATGCAATCGGCAAAACGAGCCGTGTGACAGTCTCCTGTCATGGGGTCCAGATACCTGATTATGGACACAGTCTCATAACCAACGTATATCCCCGACTTACGGAGCGGGCCCATCGCCGATCGCTGAGggggtggtattggcacatataCCTGGCAACTGAACCTACGAAGGTGGGAAATTTTCGGTGCCGACCCTTGCGCAAGTTGAACAGGAGAGTGGATGTTGTAGGCCGACGGTCGAAAGTTGATGAGATTAGCCGCGTGTAACACCGCGTGACCCCAACATGTAGTTGGTAAATTACAACCCTGAAGGAGCGGTCGGGCAatgaatttaattcttttaatCAATGCCTCGGCAAGTCCATTTTGTGTATGAACATGTGGTACCGAGTGCTCCACTTTGATTCCCATTGCCATGCAATAATCATCGAACGCCTTTGAAGTAAATTCGCCGGCGTTGTCCATTCGAATAGACTTTATACGATAATCCGGGAAATTATTCCGCATTTGTATGATCTGTGAGATCAATTTTGCAAAGGCATGTTTCCTTGTTGACAGCAGGCAAACATTGGACCATTTAGAGGAAGCATCAATGAGCACCATGAAGTACCGAAACGGCCCCGTGAGGGGCTGAATTGGACCGCATATGTCCCCTTGGATACGTTCCAAGAACGCGGGGATTTCATCCCTCACCTTGAGGGGTGATGGCCTAATGACTAACTTCCCCTTAGCGCATGCGGAGCACACGAAATCATCAGGATTCGGGAAGTTCTTCACGTTAACATTATGGCCATGCGAGTTGTTAATTATATTTCTCATCATCCTAAGTCCGGGGTGGCCTAACCTATCGTGCCAGAGGCAGAAGAGTTCAGAGCTTCGAAAGACGGTCTTGAGGGTAGTGTACACGGGCGGTGCTACTATCTTAGTGTAGTATAGCCCTGTGTCAAACGAAGGAAGCCTCTCGATAACATGTTTACCACCTTCATCCCGCTTTGTGATGAGTAGGCATTCCTTGCCGTTTTCATCATCGGTCTCAACATGGAAACCATTAGCGCGGATGTCTCTAAAGCTCAATAGAGTACGAGTCGACTCCGGGTACAACAACGCATCATTAATGAGCAAAGTTGTTCCCATGGGGAGTATAATAGTGGCTCGTCCGGAGCCAACTATGTGAGAACCGCAGCCGGCGATTGTCATAATACTTCCCGGAGATTTTTTAATGGACTCAAAGTACTTAGTTTCTCGTAAAATGGTATGAGTGGTGGCGCTATCGGCAAGGCACGTTTCCTCCATTCGGGCGCCACACGCGTTCTAAAATATGACATCTAATTAATGTAATGAGGAAGAAAATACATTAAAAATAAATGCACACATCTCAGAACATAACATGCTATCATGTATAAATAATGGAATAAATGAATAAATGTCATCCAATCGCCAAAGTAAAGAATAAGTTTATGCTCTCATAGAGCTTACAACCAAATCGAATTTATTCAATTTTATTGTAGCAAAGCACGGAATCGTGATAACCAAAGAGGTATGCTAAGTGGACTCGGTGAAGAAGCCATTCACTTCCGCCGCAATCTCCATACTAGTGAGCTGATCCTCCTCAGAAATTATCTTGGAGGCAGCATCAATGTCTAGTGGCGGCGCTGCCGAGGCGGCCATATGGTCAACCTCCATGGCGACGTGGGCCTCGGTAGAGACCGCCAAAGCTGCCGCGATGGGCACCACGGGGGTCGCATCTATAGGCGCAGCAGGGGGGGTAGCAATCATCACGGGTGCCGCCATGGGCGCCGGTGGAGCTCCCTCCTGAACCAAGGCGAGGTGCGTCTCACGTGCCTTCCGAGCCTTGTATGCAGCAACGACCTCCGGTGGTGCGCGGCACTGGCGGGAGAAATGCTCCACCGAGCCACAACGGAAGCAGTCCTGAGGCCGTTGTCCTCCCTTGCCCGGCTTGTTCTGCTtagccggggcggggggggggtgAGGGCCCTTCTTCTTGCCCTTCCGGCCCCTCTTCTTCTGTTGAGGCTTGCGGACTTTGAGAGCGTTCACCTCCTGGCGAGAACTCCCCCCAAGTGGTTGCGCGACAAAGTTCTTTTTGAGAACCTCGTCTTGCGCCTCCGCCACCTGGAGGACGTCAATCAACTCTGAATACCTCGTGTAGTTCCCCTGGTGGTAGTTCCGTGAGGACTGGACCGCGTCGGGGTGGAAAGTGGATAGGGTTTTCTCAATCTTCTGGGAGTCGGTAATCTCAGTACCACACAACCGAAGAGTCGTACAAATCCGGTGCAGAGCCGAATTGTACTCCCCAACCGTCTTGAAGTCCGCAAACCTCAGACGGATCCACTCTGCCTCCGCACGTGGCTTCACAGTGTACTTCAGCCGCTCGAACCGCTGCTTAAGAGCGGTCCAAAGGCCAGAAGCACTGCGCTCAGCCATATACTCATCTTTCAGAGTAGGTGACATGGTGATGACGGAGAAAGTGCAGAGCCTGCGCATTCTCAGTCTCGAACTTGGGATCAGTGACGGCCAGCTGGGCCCCCTTACCGATCGCCCTCAGGAGGGTTTTGCCCTGGAGAAAAATCTCGCAGTCCGAGGACCATGACAGGTAGTTCAGCCCTGTCTGGGCCAACTCAGGAAACTCCTTGTGGGCAATTCCGGCCATCTGCGATTTATGCAAAAATCATGAGATTACAGCAGGTAATCTTTTGCACAAAGCGATGTTGATAAACTTATTCAATAAAATGACGTTCCACTATTTAAAACATGCTATTATATGACTTACTAAATGATTAAGAGTGCTAAACAATTAATCTCCAGCAGTAAAATCATACAATAATATCATGTTACAAAAAAAATAGCATGTTAAGCACATCTAGTATGTGAAAACTAGCCCAAAAATTGAATTCCCGAGGTATTTTTAAGCCCAAAAACGCATTTTCAGCGAAAACAGACAGTTCCAGGGGGGTCTACGCGAAATATTTGCTGCAGGAATAAAAATCGCGCGAAAACTGAAAACTACAGGGGCTAAACCGCAATTTTTACGCGACAGCCGGCGCCCCCCTTTTTTTTTAGAGAAGGGATCCCACGGCCGCGGCCCATCCGGCCCAACAGCCAGCGGGCCGGCCCAGGCGCTGCGCTGCTTGCCAAGGGGCGacgctagggtttcccctagcgCCCGCAGTgtgggagcggcggcggcggccagagCACGCACGGCCACGGCGCGGGGCGCGGCCACGGCGCGAGGCGCTCGGCCCCGGCGCGGCGCTCGGCCACGGCGTGCGGCGCCCGGCCACGGCGCGAGGCGCTCGGCCCCGGCGCGGCGCGAGGCGCGGCCACGGCGCGAGGCGCTCGGCCCCGGCGCGGCGCGAGGCGCGGCCACGGCGCGCGGCGCCCGGCCACGGCGCGAGGCCCCGGCGCGGCGCGCACGCGGCGGCGACCTCCAGCTGGGCGGCGACTCGCGGAGCCGCGGCCAGCTGGGCACGCGGCGGCGGCAGCTGCCAGGCCGGCCATCGGGCCTCGGCGACGAGCCGGCCAGCGggacggctgcggcggcggggtcAGCGGGACGCGACGGGGCGCGTGCGACCAGCAGGGTCGCGGCCAGCGCGGCGCCATCCGGACGCCGGCCTCGGGATGCGTTCTTCGTCGCGTTCATCCGGAAAAACGGCGGCGCATGACACATCTGGTGCTTTTGCGGCGGTACCACGATCATCTGGATCGCGATTTGTACCGACTCCCTATAGTGCGGTCAACAAGTTCCTCTTAGTCCAAGAACATCGACATTGGTCGGCGACGTGTTCGTCCGCTCGGTTCTTGGGAGGAAAATCCGCACCATAGGTAGATCAAATCCGAAAAATAATCTAATCGCAAAAAACGGAAACGTAGGAACGAGAGGGATCCATTTTTGCAAAAAGTGGGGATCGGATCTTATACCTCCGCGGGATCGACGAAAGCCTGCGTGATGCAGGCTTGACGCAGGCTTGACGGAGAGTTGATGGAGCGAAGCGTGCTGATAACGTGTTCCGCAACTCCGCCGGCGAGTCCGGTCCGAGGTTGCGGAGCGAGAGCGAGCGTCGTAGACGAAGTAGTCGAAGTAGTCGAAGTATGCGAAAGTAAAAGTGACACAGGGAGATGGAGGAGACCAGCTTTATTAATCAATGATCAGGTCGTACAATGATGGCTCCTCGTTGCTTTATATAGGGGGTAGGTGGACAAGGGATAAGTACCCACTTAACAAAAGAGGAGAAACGGGAGGGGCCGGCTCGTGCGTTTTGAACGCGGCCGCCGCCACCCCTCCGGGCTGACCCGGTTTCTCAACAGTATTATCATGAAAAAAAAAGCCGGAGTCAGTTGTACAGCGAAAGGGATAGGTCCAGGCTAACTCCGCCGCGGCGCAGCCCCGAGCAGGAGCCGCCAAGACTCGCCGACGACGACGTCAGGAAGCTGCCCTGCTCGCTGACGTCGGTGCGGCACTGCCCCACGCCGCTCCCGCCGAGGCGCCCGGAGTCCAGCTCCAGCGTCAACGACAGAGACGGCTCGCCGTcggcccgctccgccgccgcccccctcgGCCTCCCGTGGCTCGCCGGCGCGACACCGTGGTGGCCGTGGACTAGCTCGCCGCTCCGCTCCTGCAAAACGCAGCACTTCTGTCAGTGCCTCAGTGCACGCACGCACGCTGCCACCTATCGACTCAGCTACCAACTGGTACAAGGGCATGCATGGCGATTGGCGACGCGAGGCTCGACGGGCCACAAGGATCCACGCGCCGCGCGCGCATGCGACTCGCCCCGAGCGCTTTTGCAGCGGTGGGCCGGGCTCAGCGAGACGAGACGGGCTGATAGACGGCTATACTTACCTCGCAGTAGGGTGCGAGGTCACCACCACGACCACGCCTTGGCGCGGCGAGGTCCCGCTCCCGCTCCCGCGGCGCGGGCGTGCAGCCGGGGCGAGCGGATTGTTCGCCACCACCGCCTGCTGCAGGTGTGCGCTGCCATGTCCGGGAGCGCGGCGGCAGGTGGTGGCCCTGCTCgtgcgtcgtcgtcgtcgtctgcATGCAGTGGGAGTGGTAGTAGTATGCTTGGCCTGCAGCGGCGAGGCCGTACGTGCCCGAGGTCACGTCCCTCTCGCATATTCCTTGGCCCCTGACCAAGTTTTCCTGGGGGCTTGCTCCGGCCTCGTGTGCGGTCTCCATCTCGGATGGCCTGCATAATTACTTTTCTTCAGTTTTATTTGGAAATGCTGTGATACCTTTGCTAGTTGATTAAGCTGCACAGATACATATCTGAAAAATGCCCTAAGTTCAAATTGTATGAAAAGCTAGCTCAAATATATATAACCAACATAGTGATTCCATTATTTTTTCAGCAGATTTTACATGCCTGAGTGGTGAGGTGAGCCTGCTAAGGAATTTGCCGAGTGCGTAAACATaaaaatactactccctccgtttcaaaatattTGAAATTCTATCTTTGTCCTGAGTCAAACTTCTTTAAATTTGACCATGTAAGCCTGGTAAGTTTTATTATGAATATAATGAAATACAAAACTGATTTGGAGTTTCAGATGTTGCTATATTTTTCAATAGACTTTAACACTTATACATGCTTTTTTTCGCGGGTGACACTTGCTTATAGATGCTTGACTTAGGAGAAACCTAAAACTTCAAATAttttgagatggagggagtattttttTTCGCTTGCGTCGTTAAAATAGGTATAAATACTTGATGCCAATTTAAACAAATATTTTAGTTTTTTGGAAAAATTCCAGAAGCATTTTTTGTGTTATAAAAACTGGATTGGGGGTAAATGGATCTCAGATATGATTATCTAGGGAGTTGAGTGAAGCAATAAATTTTGAAAAGAAATGTAAGCTAAACCAATAGTAGTTTATAAAGGGAAATGGATAAATAATAATGAGAAAAAAGAGGTAGTGATGATGTGACCAAAGTAGGCTGGTCAATAATTCTTCACTCTGGATATTCCTACCAGAGTGCACCAGTATACTACAGTCTCTGAAAGCTACCTCACTTTCTACTTGTAGGCATGCAAACGCCCATGTACCAAACATCAGCACAGTATGCATCTCTAGGCATCCTAGGTAGGAATATGCATGTGATGGAGCCCTCATGCAGCAAGCATGCAAAAGGAATGCAAAGTTTCTGCAGTGTCAACACAGGTGTTGCTGTTCTCTTGTCATCATGCATGCATTCATTCAGTCATGCCATGTGAGAGGGGGTGAAAGAATCAAGGAATGGTTCATGATGTGACTGATGAGCTAGGGATATTGGCAAAACATGGATCGCAAGAGAGAGGAAAGGCAATGACCTTTTCAGTTGGGGGTGGTGGAGCAGTGACCCCTTTGTATGCTTTGGAGAGTGGCACCGGCAACAGGGTCCGTCGCAGTACTCACTATGATGATGAACCTGCTGCATATCTGTCCAAACTTCCATGCCTCCTCCTGCGAATGTGTGCTCCTGATCCATTTGCTGAATGCCTGGCCATCACAAGAAAAGAGATTGGTAGAACTGCTTAGGCTTTTGGCTCAttgctgcatgcatgcatgcatgcatggagaATAAAAGTACCACCTTCTTGTAATATTTTTTGCTTGCCATTTAATTAATTATGGCTTTTCTTTAGGACACAAAGAATGTGCAGATGGCTGTTTAGAAGTGTGCCAGGCATGCATGCACATGTATCTATGACATGAGAATGAGGCCTAATGACGTGCTTCCGTGTAGCAGCTAGCTTATTGTTGCGTTATCAGCAGAAGAGAGGAAAACTGCATGTTGTTTTCTTTGACAAGTTAATTAGGTTAGCATTAGTTAGGTAGCCTAATCTAGCTCATGGTAGCCTAATTAACCTGTCGAAGAAAAAGATTAATAATCTCATAAAAAGTTCACGATGATTCTTTGGAAACAGGCTCTCGCCCCACTTTATAGATAAAGCACAAACCAAACTTCATGATGATTATAGGAAAATGATCAGTCATCTCATACTAGCGCATACCTTGCATCATGTCAAGATCATTACCCCTCATGTTCCTGTACATCTGTTTTTAACAAGTACACACGGTATATCATTATCAACCACACAGCAAGAGAGGATAACATTGCACAAAGACCAGTGAGCATCGTCAAGCGCATGCAAACCTGTAGATGGCTCTTGACATGAGATATGGTGAGCCCTGCCACCCCCATCAGCTGCAAAACCCTCTTAGGTGTAGCCCCTGAAGAATCATCCGCACGCATCGCACAAACAAAATGCCAGCAGTTAGCAACAGCTAGCCAAGCTTGAAGTTGAACGCAAGAAAAACAAGAGAGAAAGCAAGCAAAGAGATGAAGTGGCTTAGAGGGGTATGCTTGCTGCCTATACGTACTGTACTGGCCTCCAAGAGTGTGTATGGCGTGGACGAAGCAGCGGTGGAGATCGGGCGTCCATCTCAGGCGGGGCACCTTGGACCTGTTGTACTGCCTCACCCCTTCGACCCTCTGATCCCTTCCGGCCGCCATTGTCATGTCCCAAGATCACCTTGGAAACAAGTCGGGCTTCTTCACTCTTCAGAGCTAGCTAGGTATGCTATACCGGCACGCTGCTCTCACTCTAGTCTATGCAGACCCTTGCACCTGCACACAGGGGACCAAAACTTGCATATGAACTCCAGCGCTCGACAAAGCGAGGAGGTTCTCCATAAATAACCAGTGCAGTTTGTTCCTTGCATGACAGAGaagtgcgtgtgtgtgtgtgagagagagagagagagagagagagagagagagagatagagagagcgagggggagggggagggggaggaagAGACAAAAGGTCGGAGACAAAACAGCTGCTCAGGCGTCTTCAGATGTGATCATGCCATTTGCCGCAGAGGGGGGATAATTATGAGATTGGGGCAGAGGTGTTGACCCCAAGCACACAACAGGACGCGAGGAAAGGGAAGCACGCTGCATGCCCAAGTACCTCGCCGCTGACACCCGCCTGCCCTGccgcgcctcgcctcgcctcgcttGCTCCTCTCTCGGTCCATCTGAACTCACTGCAGAATGTGTTCCTAGTACATAGTAGTACCAGTACCCGGGATTAACACGCCATTAACCGAACACTTAGAGCTCAATCCACGAGCGCAACATCGCCAGTGCAGGGCAAATAGATTCGGACACCGATGCTCCCCAATGTAAAGTTGAGAGGGGAGAGAGCATGGACGATGTTCAGTAGTCAAAACAAGAACAGAAAGCGTCTAAGAGCAACTCTAAAGAGCCGACCCATTTCATCCGTCTGCGtctgtttgggtcggcgcggacaaaagTGGCGGCCCAACGCGTCGACCCAAACCCAAATCACGTTCACGtcgcgtccgcgccgacgcatttgcggcccaaatttgcgccccaaatgcgtcggcgcggacgccgAACGGACGCTTCGCGCGCCTTCTCGCTATCCGCCGCGTCCCCACATGGCGGCCGTCCAACTACCCACTGCCCACGCGGTCAGCTTAATTTATGATGACGGGTCCATGCGTCAGCGACAGCGCTCGTCCTTTTTTAAGCCGACCGTGCGACGGGGCCGTCCTCTAAACTCGCCGTCCACATCTGCCCACCTTTGCTCCCTCGTCGCCGGCAAACCCTAGCCACCACAACCACAGCGAGATGGGCCTCTTCTCCGGCGCCAGCGGCAGCAAGGCCAAGGGCAAGTCCCCCGCCACCCCTTTCCTCTCAGAGTTCCTCCCACCTCCGCCGGCGCCTCGCCGGCAGAGGCAGCGCGTGAACGTGCCAGTGCACCAGGCGGAGTGGCACTGGCAGAACTGCCAGCCTCTGCCGTATCCGGACGTGACGCTGCCGCACGACTGGCATTTGGATCCAGATAGGATCccagtgccggcggcgccgcggaCGGCTCGTGCTCACGCGGaggaggggcggcgccggcgggcgctgCTGACGCCGGAGCAGCGCCTCGACAAGGCCTACGCAACCGACTCGCCCAACTGGGCGAGGTGGTTCGCTTTCGAGCACGAGGAGGCAAGGCGACAGGGCGTGCGCGAGGTCGACCGGAGGTCGCCGCCAACGCCGCTCGTCGTCCGCGAGGAGGACCAGGCGGCGGAGGACGCCTACCAGGCGGCCCTTGCGGCCGTCTACCGGgagagcgaggaggacgagcggcgcagagcggaggcggcggaggcggaagAGGAGGCCCGGTACGAGGCGGCAATGGCGCAGGCCCTTGCCCTCTCCGCGGCGGGCGACAGCGTGGTGCCGCCGGTGGCCCCGCCGCCCCATCAAGCCGCAGCCGCAGCCCGAGCCCATCGCGCGCTTCTCCTGGAGGGGAGTGGTGCGCGAGTGGGTGTCCGCGCCACCGGTTTGGCTGGGGGCGACGCCGGCGCAGGAGCAGGCGTATCTCGAGATGTGGCGCCAGCGCCGGCTGGCAGAGGAGCGCCGTCGCGGCGAGTACGAGGAGATGCTCGAGCACGACCTCGAGGAGGAGCAGCgcgaggccgaggaggaggcgcgccaggccgcggctgcacaggcggccgcaccccccccccGGCACTGCCTGCGCCGGCACAGCCCGACATGGCGGCGCTCTGGAACACGGCGTTCACCTGGGCCGGGCCGGCGCCGATGCTCATCGACCTTACGGAccccgaggacgacgacgacggcgccTAGAACAGCGCGCCGCCTCGTAGTTTAGGTTGTTTTTTTAAATTCAAATGTGGACGCGTGGACTCTCGCCGGCTTTCGTGGCCGGCTTTAATGTTTAATTAATGTTGTTTTTCCCTTTTTAATATGCATGCGTTCATTTTTTTGGCGCCGTCAAAATGGGTCTCAGGTCAGCGTTGGGCGCACGCGCCGATCCAAATGCGGAAGCGGGCATCCGTGTCCGtctggccgacccaaacggacaaaaagcggacgaaatcgccgtcgtttgggtcggcccgttggaATTGCTctaagggggtgtttggttcagaagtcctaggactttttctagtcccagggACTAATAAAAAAGACTCTCTTGTAgagtctttttctagtccctgtagaaaaagtccctcccgtttggttcctagggactttttctagtctctggaactaaaaagtccctgaaccaaacaccccctaagAACCACCGAAGTGGTGCTCATCTTGTCATCCATCCCAAGTGGGTGGTAGAAAATGCAGGTCTCGTGGACGGCGAACAGTGCGGGTTTGTTGGGCGGGCGCTTGTGAAAATTCCTTTTGCATGCCTGACTCGGCGCAGAGTTCCACAGTGCGCGCCTCTGGTTGGTCTTTTTTTGAGCCTGGGTTATATGGGAGAAGTTACTGTGGGTTTTTACATGGTAATGCTGAGAGAGAGTAAGTACATCACATACCGGCAAACACTGCGTTGGATGCGGTTTGATTGCAGTCTGCTACACTCTCAGCATTCAATATCGTCTGAAAAGTTGTTGGTGCAGCAAGGATCAACGAGACCACCACAGATCAAGTTAACCCCATTGACACCAGTTAACTAATCAGTCAATGCTACTTAGTATTGATGATGGTGCAAGTAATATCTGCCTGGCTTCATCATTGGGTTTCCCATGCCTTGTGTATTGTCAGATTAAGAAGATATGAAATAAAACCAAGGTCTTGTCCTCTAAAACGAGGGAGGGCGTAGAAAACTGAAACGAGAGCATAAATAGTGACAGGAATGAAATAGAAGCCAACTTTTGTCCCTCACTAGTCACTATTGCAAATGTCTAGGTTTCGACAGTCGATTTTATTACGGAATTTTTGGCTTCTATATGTCAAAATTCTCAAGATTCGGCAAGCGGCTTGCACACTCAAGGTAGTTTTAATGATGACGTGGCAGTGATTTCGCAGGTGTGCCAACTCAGCCATCATAGAAGATTGAAAAATCAATCAGGAAAATGAGTcattagaaaagaaaaaaaacataaAAATTGGGAGAAGGTAAAGTTAGCTAATCTGAAAAAAGGTTGATAAATGAATTTAGAAATCTTAGACAAATATGAAAATTGAAAACATCCATCGAAAGATTCATTATTCACTTAGTAAATGGTAAAAATTGACATCATTTTGACAAGCAATTTTGGATAAACACCACGATTACTTTTCTACCCCAAATTAAGCCTATTTATACAACTTGGGGTGGTGACATGGACTATTCCAAGGATATAGAAGATGATGTGTTAGTGATAGTGTTACCCTGACGTAGACGGAAACCTTGTAAACTTGAGGGATGGGGCAACTCTGCCTAATACTAAAGCACGGAGTGCTTTTGCCCGCTCACCACCGTGCCATTTTACAAAAAATTCATCTGTTTCCTGTAAATTAACCCGATGTAGACGTTTAAATCATAGGGAAccattttttttgcattttctcaAAAACCCTCTGATGTTTCAGGTAATCAATCCGCTGTTCATATTTAAGTAAGCCGAATCGTTTTTTTGTTTTAACAGAAAACCCCCTGAATTTTTGGTTAATCAATCCGTAATTTATCTAAAACAAAATTATcaatatcttttaaaccgtaactccgatttaaaCATGTCCTATAAGAAATTTGATTAAAAATGTGTATAATCTTAATATGTTATTATTTTTAGCTGTTAAATATTTATAAAATACTATTTTTGGTGCAAACTTAATCTATAGTGCACGGTCCGTTTTTCTTTCGTAGATCTGAATTGTGTGTGTGCACACCTCTAAAAAATCTCGTGGGGAAAAACAACATATTCCTCATCTTATTCCGAGAgagtgtgtgtgcgcgcgcgttcAAATGCGCTTTCGTTGTGTGAGCACTTAGGACACcatctgtcggtgtcaaaaccggcggatctcgggtagggggtcccgaactgtgcgcctaaggtcgatggtaataggagacgggagacacgatgtttacccaggttcggaccctcttaatggaggtaataccttacttcctgcttgattgatcttgatgaatatgagaattactagagttgatctaccacgagatcgtaatggctaaaccctagatgtctagcatgtatgattgtgattgcctctacggactaaaccctccggtttatatagacaccggaggggcctagggttgtacggAGTCGGTTTATGGAGGAaagaatcttcatatccgaacgccaagcttgccttccacgcaaaggagagtcccatccggacacgggaggaagtcttttgtcttgtatcttcatggcccattagtccggcccatgtcacacagcccggacgcccgaggaccccttaatccaggactacctcagtagcccctgaaccaggcttcaatgacgatgtgtccggcgcgcagattgtcttcgacattgcaagacGGGTTCCTCCTCAGAATAATCCAAAATAGCCCTCGAACACAGAGAACGTGTCCGACTCTGCAAAACAAGCCCCGCAAAGAGCATAATAtttaacaagtcccatctacCGACATCTTCTGTAGTGAGACGCCACGTCtccgcccggtcattatttcgaaccgtgtTTTATCCTCCTGCTTCGTGTTTTGAggtgcggtttccattggcacgtcttctcgaagcagagatcgtgtccccttatcacgggttcctcatcaatatgggcgtgggtaatccaaccgtgctgTTGGCGATTtcttgggaataggcgagctttAAGGCCCGTGAGGGGGCATTCGATATTctttgcctttataaaggggtacaga is drawn from Aegilops tauschii subsp. strangulata cultivar AL8/78 chromosome 1, Aet v6.0, whole genome shotgun sequence and contains these coding sequences:
- the LOC109768435 gene encoding uncharacterized protein translates to MTMAAGRDQRVEGVRQYNRSKVPRLRWTPDLHRCFVHAIHTLGGQYRATPKRVLQLMGVAGLTISHVKSHLQMYRNMRGNDLDMMQGIQQMDQEHTFAGGGMEVWTDMQQVHHHSEYCDGPCCRCHSPKHTKGSLLHHPQLKRPSEMETAHEAGASPQENLVRGQGICERDVTSGTYGLAAAGQAYYYHSHCMQTTTTTHEQGHHLPPRSRTWQRTPAAGGGGEQSARPGCTPAPRERERDLAAPRRGRGGDLAPYCEERSGELVHGHHGVAPASHGRPRGAAAERADGEPSLSLTLELDSGRLGGSGVGQCRTDVSEQGSFLTSSSASLGGSCSGLRRGGVSLDLSLSLYN